The Streptomyces sp. NBC_00335 DNA window CTCCCGTACTCCTTCGGCGATCAGTGGGAGCGGGACCCCCTGGGAGCCCGAGTGGGTGTGCAGCCGGGTGAGCCAGGGCCGGTCCAGGTAGGCCCGTACGAGCCACTCGCGCGCGCCCGGATCACGCAGGGCGATGCCGAACTTCGAGGTGGCCGTGGCGGTGGAGAGGGCGTCGATGGTGCCGGCGCCGGTTTGGGGGTTGATGCGTAGGCCGATCGGGGAAGTGGTGGCCGTCGTCGCGAGGAGCGCGTCGAGGCGTTCCAGCTCCTGGCGGTTGTCGGCGTTCAGCGCGACGCCCAGGGCGAGGGCTTCGCGCAGCTCGGCGGCCGTCTTCGCGGGGGAGTCGAGGACGATGCGTTCCGGCGCGATCCCGGCCGCGCGGGCCAGGGCCAGCTCGCCGGGGCTGGCCACCTCGCAGCCGAGCCCGGCGTCGGCGAGCAGCCGCAGCACCGGGACGAGCGGGGCCGCTTTGACGGCGAAGGCGTGCAGGACGGGGGTGCCGGGGGCGAGGGCCCGGGCGAAGGCGCCGGTCAGGGCGGCGGCGGAGGCGCGGATGCCGGCCGTGTCGAGGAGGCAGAGGAGGGGCGTGTCCTCGTCGAGCAGGCCTTGCTCCACTGCGGCTCGTACGGCCAGGTCCCGTCGCCGGGCGGCGTCCTCGGCGGTGGGCTCGGAGGTGACCCCGGAGCCGTCCTCGGCGGAGCCTCCGGCGGCGTGCGCGTGTGCGTCGACTGCCATGTCCGTCATCCCATCATCCGGCGCGTCCGCCCGCAGCTGTTGACTGAATCTATTCAGGGAGTGAAGATGTGAATAGATTGACCAACAACGGAGGAGGCACCGCCATGTCAGGACCCCGCCCCGTACGTGCCGCGCGAGGTACCGAGCTGAGCACCCTGGGATGGCAGCAGGAGGCCGCGCTGCGGATGCTCCAGAACAACCTCGACCCCGAGGTCGCCGAGCACCCCGACAAGCTCGTCGTCTACGGCGGCACCGGCAAGGCCGCCCGCGACTGGCGCTCGTACGACGCGATGGTCCGCACCCTCCAGACCCTCAAGCAGGACGAGACGATGCTCGTCCAGTCCGGCCGCCCGGTCGGCGTGATGCAGACCCACGAGTGGGCGCCGCGCGTGCTGCTCGCGAACTCCAACCTGGTCGGCGACTGGGCCAACTGGGAGGAGTTCCGCCGCCTGGAGAACCTGGGCCTGACCATGTACGGCCAGATGACGGCCGGTTCGTGGATCTACATCGGCACCCAGGGCATCCTCCAGGGGACGTACGAGACCTTCGCCGCCGTCGCCGCCAAGAAGTTCAACGGGACGCTGGCCGGCACCATTACCCTCACCGCCGGTCTCGGCGGCATGGGCGGCGCCCAGCCGCTCGCCGTGACGATGAACGACGGCGTCGCCATCTGTATCGACGTGGACCCGCGCGCCATCGACCGTCGCATCGAGCACCGCTACCTCGATGTCAAGGCCGACAATCTGCGCCACGCCCTCCAGCTCGCCGTCGAGGCCCGTGACGCCCGCAAGCCGCTCTCCATCGGCCTGCTCGGCAACGCCGCCGACCTGCTCCCGCAGATGCTCGCCGAGGGCGCGCCGATCGACATCGTGACGGACCAGACCTCCGCCCACGACCCGCTCGCCTACCTGCCGGTCGGCGTCGACTTCGACGACATGGCCGACTACGCGGCCAAGGACCCGGCGGGCTTCACCACCCGCGCCCGCGAGTCCATGGCCACGCACGTCGAGGCCATGGTCGGCTTCATGGACGCGGGCGCCGAGGTCTTCGACTACGGCAACTCCATCCGCGGCGAGGCCCAGCTGGCCGGCTACGACCGCGCCTTCGCCTTCCCCGGCTTCGTCCCCGCCTACATCCGGCCCCTCTTCTGCGAGGGCAAGGGCCCCTTCCGCTGGGCGGCCCTGTCCGGCGAGGCCTCGGACATCCACAAGACCGACAAGGCGATGCTGGAGCTCTTCCCCGAGAACGAGTCCCTGCACCGCTGGATCAAGATGGCCGGCGAGCGCGTCCACTTCCAGGGACTGCCCGCCCGCATCTGCTGGCTCGGCTACGGCGAGCGCGACAAGGCCGGCGAGCGCTTCAACGAGATGGTCGCCGACGGCACCCTCGCCGCCCCCCTCGTCATCGGCCGCGACCACCTGGACTGCGGCTCGGTGGCCTCCCCGTACCGCGAGACCGAGGCCATGCTCGACGGCTCCGACGCGATCGCCGACTGGCCGCTGCTCAACGCCATGGTCAACGTGGCCTCCGGCGCCTCCTGGGTCTCCATCCACCACGGCGGCGGCGTCGGCATGGGCCGCTCCATCCACGCGGGCCAGGTCACGGTCGCCGACGGCACCAAGCTCGCGGGCGAGAAGATCCGCCGCGTGCTCACCAACGACCCGGGCATGGGCGTCATCCGCCACGTCGACGCCGGCTACGACATCGCCGAGACGGTCGCCGACGAGCGGGGCGTCCGCATCCCGATGCGCGAGGGCGACGACGCGTGAGCGAGGACGCCACGGCCGGAGCCTCGTTCCACGCCATGTGGGCCGAGCTCCGGCCCATCGGCCGGGACGCGGGCAGCGGCGGCTACCGCCGCTACGCGTGGACCGGCGCCGACGCCGACTGCCGGACCTGGTTCCGGGCGCAGGCCGAGGCGCGCGGGCTCGCGTACGAGACCGACCGCAACGGCAACCAGTGGGCCTGGCTCGGCACTGAGACATACAAAGACGTCCTGCCCGGTGACGCCGTCGTCACCGGCTCCCACCTGGACTCCGTCCCCGACGGCGGGGCCTTCGACGGCCCCCTCGGGGTGGTGTCCTCCTTCGCGGCCCTGGACGAACTCCGCAGGAGGGGAGCGGAGTTCTCCAGGCCCCTGGCCATCACCAACTTCGGCGACGAGGAAGGGGCCCGCTTCGGCCTCGCCTGCGTCGGCTCCCGGCTGGCCGCCGGGCAGCTGACCAAGGAGAAGGCGTACGAGCTCCGCGACGCGGACGGCATCAGCCTCCCGCAGGCGATGGAGGCGGCCGGATACGACCCGGCCGGCATCGGCGCCGACCCCGAACGCCTCGCCCGCATCGGTGCCTTCGTCGAACTGCACGTGGAACAGGGCCGGGCCCTGGACCTGTCCGGGGACCGGGTCGGCGTCGCCTCCGCGATCTGGCCGCACGGCCGCTGGCGCTTCGACTTCCGGGGCGAGGCCAACCACGCCGGCACCACCCGGCTGGCCGACCGCCGCGACCCGATGCTGACGTACGCGCAGACCGTGCTCGCGGCCCGCGCCGAGGCGGCCCTGGCCGGGGCCGTGGCCACCTTCGGGAAGATCTCCGTCGAGCCGAACGGGGTCAACGCCATCCCCTCCCTCGTCCGCGGCTGGCTCGACTCCCGCGCCGCCGACCAGGCCACCCTCGACACGGTCGTGACCGCGATCGAGAAGGCGGCCCGCGAGCGCGCGGACCAGGAGGGCATCGACCTGGATGTGGTCCGGGAGTCCTTCACCCCCGTCGTCGAGTTCGAGCACGCCCTGCGCGAGGAGATGAACCGGATCCTCGGCGGAGCCGTCCCCGTGCTCGGCACGGGCGCGGGACACGACGCCGGAATCCTCTCGGCGGCCGTCCCGACCGCCATGCTGTTCGTACGCAATCCCACCGGGGTCTCCCACTCCCCGCGGGAGTTCGCCGCCGAGGACGACTGCGTGGCGGGCGTCCTCGCCCTCGCCGACGTACTGGAAGGCCTCGCATGCAGGTGAAGGGGCACGTGCTGAAGACGTACTGGCTGGAGCACGCCTGGCTCGGCACCCATGTCGAGCCGGGCGTAGCCCTGGACGTATCCGACGACGGGCGGATCTCCGCCCTGCGGACCGGGGCCGAGACCCCGCCCCCGGGGGCCGAGGTCCTGCGCGGCCTGACCGTCCCGGGCCTGGCCAACGCGCACAGCCACGCCTTCCACCGGGCCCTGCGCTCGACCGTGCAGGTCGGCAGCGGCACCTTCTGGACCTGGCGCGACTTCATGTACAAGGTCGCCCAGAACCTCACCCCCGACAGCTACTTCGCGCTCGCGCGGGCCGTCTACGCCGAGATGGCGCTGGCCGGCATCACGTCGGTGGGCGAGTTCCACTACGTCCACCACGCCCCGGGCGGAGCCCCGTACGCCGACCCCAACGCCATGGGCGAGGCCCTGATCGCGGCCGCCGCCGAGGCCGGCATCCGCATCACGCTCCTCGACACGGCGTACCTGTCGGCGGGGTTCGGGAAGGCCCCCGAACCCCACCAGCTGCGCTTCTCCGACTCCACCGCGGACGCCTGGGCCGAGCGGGTCTCGGCCCTCAAGCCCCGCGAACACGCCCTGATCGGCGCCGCGATCCACTCGGTTCGCGCGGTCCCGGCGGGGCAGCTCGCCACCGTCGCCGCCTGGGCGTCCGAACGCCGGGCCCCGCTCCACGTCCACCTCTCGGAGCAGACCGCCGAGAACGACGCCTGCCTGGCGGCCCACGGCTGCACCCCGACGCAGCTGCTCGCCGACCACGGGGTGCTCGGCCCGCGCACCACCGGCGTGCACAACACGCACCTCACCGACGGGGACATCGCCCTCCTGGGCTCCACGACCACCGGCACCTGCATGTGTCCCACCACCGAACGCGACCTCGCCGACGGCATCGGGCCGGCCGTACGCCTCCAGCGCGCGGGCAGTCCGCTCTCGCTGGGCAGCGACAGCCATGCGGTGATCGACCTGCTCGAAGAGGCGCGGGCGATGGAACTCAACGAGCGCCTGAGCAGCCGTACGCGGGGCCACTGGACGGCGAACGCCCTGCTCACGGCCGCTACGGCGGATGGCCACGCGGCCCTCGGCTGGTCCGATTCCGGCCGCCTGGAGGCGGGGGCGCTGGCGGACTTCACCACGATCGCGCTGGACTCCGTCCGTACGGCGGGACCGCTGCCCCGCCTCGGAGCGGAGACGGCGGTCTTCGCGGCCTCCGCCGCCGATGTCCGCCACACGGTCGTGGCCGGCCGCCACATCGTCCGCGACGGCGCCCACACTCTGGTCGAGGACGTCCCGTCGGCCTTGGCATCGACCATCGCAGCCCTCCGCTCCTGACCCCCCTGCCTGCGGCGCTTCCCCCACCCCGCCCCTTCCCGAACTGGGGCTCCGCCCCAGACCCCGCGCCTCAAACGCCGGCGAGGCCGCATTCAGCCCGCGCGGCGTTTGAGCGCACCGGGCGCGGAGCGTCCGAACGGGGGCCGGGCGCAGCCCGTGCCCCCAGCGGGGGCCGGGGCCGCAGGCCCCAGTTTCGGGAAGGGGCGGGGTGGGGGAACAACAACTCGACGACCCCGAGGAATCATGACCACCACAGCCATCACCAACATCGGCAGCCTCGTCACCAACGACCCCGCCCTGGGCGACGGCACCCCCCTCGGCCTCATCGAGAACGCCGCAGTCGTCATCGAGGACGACAAGATCGCCTGGGTCGGCCCCGCCGACAAGGCCCCCGCCGCGGACACGGCGTACGACGCCGAGGGCCGCACCGCGATCCCCGGCTTCGTCGACTCCCACTCCCACCTCGTCTTCGCGGGCGACCGCACCGCCGAGTTCAACGCCCGCATGTCCGGCCACAGCTACTCCGCCGGAGGCATCCGCACCACGGTCGCCGCCACCCGCGCCGCCTCCGACGCCGCGCTCGAAGCGAACCTGGTGCGCCACCTCCACGAGGCCCGCCGCCAGGGCACCACCACCTTCGAGACCAAGTCGGGCTACGGCCTCACGGTCCAGGACGAGGCACGAGCGCTCCGCATCGCCTCCGCGCACACCGAGGAGGTCACCTACCTCGGCGCGCACATCGTCTCCCCGGACTACGCCGACGATCCGGCCGGCTACGTGGACCTCGTCACCGGCGAGATGCTGACCGCCTGCGCCCCGTACGCCCGCTGGGTGGACGTGTTCTGCGAGAAGGGCGCCTTCGACGGGGAGCAGGCCCGGGCGATCCTCACGGCCGGCGCCGCCGCCGGGCTGATCCCGCGCGTCCACGCCAACCAGCTCTCCCACGGACCCGGCGTACAGCTCGCGGTCGAGCTGGAGGCCGCCTCCGCCGACCACTGCACCCACCTCACCGACGCCGACGTGGACGCCCTCGCCCAGGCGGCCGGGACGACCGTCGCCACGCTGCTGCCCGGCGCCGAGTTCTCCACCCGCGCGCAGTGGCCCGATGCCCGCCGGCTCCTCGATGCGGGCGTGACCGTGGCGCTGTCGACCGACTGCAACCCGGGCTCCTCCTACACGAGTTCGATGCCGTTCTGCATCGCGCTGGCCGTCCGCGACATGGGGATGACCCCGGACGAGGCCCTGTGGTCCGCCACCGCCGGCGGCGCCCGCGCCCTGCGCCGCGCCGACATCGGCACCCTCACCCCCGGCGCCCGCGCGGACCTCGCCCTGCTCGACGCCCCCAGCCACGTCCACCTCGCCTACCGGCCGGGCGTTCCGCTGGTCTCGGCCGTCTGGCAGAAGGGCCGCAAGACGGCCTGAAACAGCCGTAATCCGGACGCCGCAGACCGCCCCCGGGGGCGGTCTGCGGCGTATGGACGGGCTGTTGATACGGCGCCGTCCTTTGTCTTCCCTCCGTAAGGCCCCGGGGCTACCTTGAGCCACCAATCTGATGTGCCGTCAGTAACTTGTGGCCCAAGGTTCGAGGGGAAGACGAAGGTGTCCGACCGGAAACGTTCCACCGCGCTCGCGCTGGCCTCCGCGCTGGCGGGGGCGGCGGTACTGCTGGCCGCCCCCGCAGCCCATGCGGCCGTTGTCGACGTCCAGTACGACTGCAAGACCCCCATCGGCCCCAAATCGGCGGTCTCGCCGATCGAGATCAAGGGGGTCAAGGAGGGCAACGGCTACAAGCTGACGATGTCCTTCCAGAAGGGCGTCTCCTCCAGCCCCATCGAGCTCGGCAAGGGTGCGATGACGCCCAGTGCCGTGATCATGCTGGACGGCGCGGAGAAGGTGTCGGTACCGGTCTCCGGTCCGCCCAACTCCGAGGCCGTTCCGGCCAATACGCCCATCAAGATCAGCGACCTGTCGGGCACGTACACGCCCAAGAAGTCCGGCAAGGTGACGCTCACCGCGGGCGTGCTCACGATCAAGGCGATGGGTACGACCACCACCTGCACGGCGGGCAACAGCCCCAAGCCGTCACTCGAACTCGACGTGACGGCCGCCGGCGGCAGCGCCACCGGTTCGACCGGCTCCACCGGGGACAGCCTCCCGCAGACCGGCCCCGAGGACTCCGCCATAGCCCTCGGAACCCTCGGCGCCACCGTGATCCTCTCCGGCGCCGCAGGCGTGCTCTGGCTGACCCGGCGCGGCCAGCGGGCCGGGTCCTGAACGGAGCGCACCCGGTCATGCCCGTGCTCCCCTCGCCCCGAAGGCCCGGCGGGTTCCTCCTCGCCGCCGTCGCCGCCGTGGTCACCGCCGTGCTCTCCTGCGCGATGGCGGCCCCGGCCGCCGCCGACGGGCCCGGCTGGACCGCCGAGCCCGCCGCCGGGACTGCGCCGGCGGCGGCGAAGGCCGGGGCCCGCCCGTACTTCTACCTCTCGGGTCCCTCCGGCACGGTGCTGGAGGACCGCCTCGCCCTGGTCAACACCAGCGACCGGGAGCACACCGTCACCCTGCGGGGAGCCGACGCCTACAACACGGCGGCCGGCGCCTTCGCGGTGCGCTCGGCCAAAGAGTCCATCGGCGCGGGCCTCTGGATCAGCTTCGGCGCGGGCACCACGGTCAAGGTCCCGGCGCGCACCCGCGCCGTGGTCCCCTTCACCGTCACCGTGCCGCCCGGCTCCCCGCCCGGCGACCACCCGGCCGCCGTCGTCGCCACCGAGTCCGGCCGCGAGGTGGGCGTACGGGTCCACTTGCGCGTCGGCGGCCCGGCGCTGGCGGCGCTCACGGTCGAGGACGTCTCCGTACGGGGCAAGGGCGCGACCGCGCGCGTCGCGTACGCCCTGGTCAACCGCGGCAACGTGGCCCTCGCCCCCGAGCTGGTCATCAGCGCCGAGGGAACCCTCGGCAAGGTCGCGGGCCGCAGCGCCCGCACCCTGCCGGTCGAGGTGCTGCCCGGCCAGCGCGTGGAGCTGACCGAACCCTGGCCGGGCGCGCCCGTGTTCGACCGGGTCGCCCTGACCCTCACCGTGACGGCCCCCGGCGGCGCCCGCGCCACGGGGAGCACCTCGGCCTGGTTCGTGCCCTGGGGGATCGCGGGCGCGACCGGCCTCGGGCTGCTGGGCCTCGGGGCCGTCGCGGCGGCCGCCCTGCTCCTCGAACGCAAGCGGCGGATCTGGTCCGGCAGGTCTGGACCGGGGTCCGCGCCCGCGCCGCACGGGAGCGCCGTACCCGAAGAAGCCCCAGCGCCGGAACACGAGTTGACGGGAGCACCCAGGTGAGTGCCAAGGCCGGTGTGAGACACGGCGGCAAGGTCAGGGCCCTGGCCGCGGCGGGACGCGCGGGGCTGGCGGCGGGGCTGCTGGCGTGCGCGCTGGCGCTGTTCGCGGCGGCCCCGGCCACCGCGGACGACGGGGCCAAACCCGCCGTGGCCCTCTCGCTCAAGGAGGCCGCCAAGGGCACGGAGATAGCCGTGACCGGAACGGGCTGGCCGGCCAAGACCATGGTGATGCTGCTGGTCTGCGGGCAGAACATGATCGGCGGCACCAACAGCTGCGCCAACGCCGACGGGGTGGCCGTCTCGGTCGCCGACGACGGGCACTTCTCCGCCCAGCTCCCGGTGGTGGCCCCGCCCAAGCCCTGCCCCTGCGTGGTCAACGTGACCTCCGTCAACGGGGACCAGTCCACCGTCGCGGCCCCGCTGAAGATCACCGACCACCCGGTGGCCGACCTGCCCGCCGAGGGCGGCACGGCCCGGCTCGCCCTGCTCACCGGGGTCCAGCTCAAGGGGGAGGACGGGGTGCTGACCTGGTTCGGGGCCCCGCCCGGCCGGAAGTTCACGGTCACCGTGGGCAATCTCGGCTCCGCGGCCGTCAAGGACCCGGTCTTCCAGCTCGGCACCGCCCACGGGGTGTTCGCGCCGACCTGGGAAGAGGTCCGCTGGAAGGGCACCATCCCGCCCGGCGGCAAGGCGGAGGTCTCCCTCGACGCCACCCTGACCGCCGGCGCCCACGGCGACTACACCCTCTCCCTCAAGTACGGGGAGACGGTGCTGGCCACGCAGCCCTGGGGCGTGGCCCGCCCGTACGGGGTGCTGCTGTTCTGGGGCCTGCTCCTCCTGGTGGTCCCGGCCGCGATCTTCCGGATCGGCATGGCCGTCGTCGACAGGGTCCGCCCGCGCGAGTCCGGCCGCCACCGCGGCCACCGCCCGCAGCCCGACCCGGCGGCGGCGGTGACCGCCCGGCTGCCCAAGATCCCGGCGCTGCGGGGGCCCGCGCGGGGCTCCGTACGAGGAGGACCGCCGGCCCGCTCGGGCCCGGCGGCCGAACCCCCACAGACCACCACGGCGGTACTGCCGTGGTTCACCCCGGACAGCGCGCCGGGGACAGCAGCACCACCCGACGCACCACAGGCAGCACAGACGTCCGCACCGTCTGAGAACAGTCCGACGACGAAAGGAAAACTGTGAACACCCAACGGAGGATGAGCGCGGCCGCGGTCGCGCTGCTTCTCGGCGGCGCGGGCATGGTGATGGTGGCCGCTGCCCCGGCCGGCGCGGCCGAGATCTCGTTCCCGACCGTGTGTGATCCACCGATCGGTAGCAACATCGAGGGGACGACCACGGCCGAGGTCACCGTGACGCCCGCCGAGGCCAAGGTCGGCGATGAGGTGGAGGTGGTCTGGAAGACCACCAAGGCGGCCTCGGACAACCCGGGCTACACGGATCTGGCGGCGAACTCCGTGACCCCGTCCGGGGTGATCAAGCTGGGCGGGGACGCCACCGGCGAGCTGGCGGTGCAGGGCAAGGCGGAGAACCCGGCGATCCCCAAGAACTCGCCGATGGTGGTCACTCCCATGAAGGCGAAGCTCAAGCTGACGAAGGCCGGCACGGTCACCCTGACCCCGGCCTCGTACAAGATCAACGTGATGAGCACGGACACCGTGTGCACGGCCAAGGAGGGGACGACCGTCCCGGTCGGGGCCACGATCAAGGTGACCGGCTCGGGCGGCCCGGGCCCGTCGCCCAGCACCACGCCCCCCACCAGCCCGCCGCCCACCAGCAAGCCCCCCACCACCCCGCCGCCCACCACGGCTCCGCCCACGAGCCAGCCGCCCGCCAGCCCCTCGCCCTCCGCGTCCGGCGGGGGTCAGACCGACTTCCCGGGCCAGACCGTGGACGTCACCTTCGACTGCGGGTCCTT harbors:
- a CDS encoding COG1470 family protein, whose product is MPVLPSPRRPGGFLLAAVAAVVTAVLSCAMAAPAAADGPGWTAEPAAGTAPAAAKAGARPYFYLSGPSGTVLEDRLALVNTSDREHTVTLRGADAYNTAAGAFAVRSAKESIGAGLWISFGAGTTVKVPARTRAVVPFTVTVPPGSPPGDHPAAVVATESGREVGVRVHLRVGGPALAALTVEDVSVRGKGATARVAYALVNRGNVALAPELVISAEGTLGKVAGRSARTLPVEVLPGQRVELTEPWPGAPVFDRVALTLTVTAPGGARATGSTSAWFVPWGIAGATGLGLLGLGAVAAAALLLERKRRIWSGRSGPGSAPAPHGSAVPEEAPAPEHELTGAPR
- a CDS encoding diaminopimelate decarboxylase, with the protein product MAVDAHAHAAGGSAEDGSGVTSEPTAEDAARRRDLAVRAAVEQGLLDEDTPLLCLLDTAGIRASAAALTGAFARALAPGTPVLHAFAVKAAPLVPVLRLLADAGLGCEVASPGELALARAAGIAPERIVLDSPAKTAAELREALALGVALNADNRQELERLDALLATTATTSPIGLRINPQTGAGTIDALSTATATSKFGIALRDPGAREWLVRAYLDRPWLTRLHTHSGSQGVPLPLIAEGVRELHLLAEEINAAAGRRQVDTLDIGGGLPVNFTSDAATPTYAEYVSALRSAVPGLFSGAYGLVTEFGRSLTAKHGLVLSRVEYTKTTGGRAIALTHAGVQLATRTVYAPAAWPLRILPYSAKGAPLTGPLVAQDIAGPACFAGDLLAAARELPLLAPGDLVCVPDTGAYAFTAHYGYNSLPRPPVHGFTVTPSAKVHFTLARAAQPVSTIPPEAGAATPNALL
- a CDS encoding allantoate amidohydrolase; amino-acid sequence: MWAELRPIGRDAGSGGYRRYAWTGADADCRTWFRAQAEARGLAYETDRNGNQWAWLGTETYKDVLPGDAVVTGSHLDSVPDGGAFDGPLGVVSSFAALDELRRRGAEFSRPLAITNFGDEEGARFGLACVGSRLAAGQLTKEKAYELRDADGISLPQAMEAAGYDPAGIGADPERLARIGAFVELHVEQGRALDLSGDRVGVASAIWPHGRWRFDFRGEANHAGTTRLADRRDPMLTYAQTVLAARAEAALAGAVATFGKISVEPNGVNAIPSLVRGWLDSRAADQATLDTVVTAIEKAARERADQEGIDLDVVRESFTPVVEFEHALREEMNRILGGAVPVLGTGAGHDAGILSAAVPTAMLFVRNPTGVSHSPREFAAEDDCVAGVLALADVLEGLACR
- a CDS encoding formimidoylglutamate deiminase — translated: MQVKGHVLKTYWLEHAWLGTHVEPGVALDVSDDGRISALRTGAETPPPGAEVLRGLTVPGLANAHSHAFHRALRSTVQVGSGTFWTWRDFMYKVAQNLTPDSYFALARAVYAEMALAGITSVGEFHYVHHAPGGAPYADPNAMGEALIAAAAEAGIRITLLDTAYLSAGFGKAPEPHQLRFSDSTADAWAERVSALKPREHALIGAAIHSVRAVPAGQLATVAAWASERRAPLHVHLSEQTAENDACLAAHGCTPTQLLADHGVLGPRTTGVHNTHLTDGDIALLGSTTTGTCMCPTTERDLADGIGPAVRLQRAGSPLSLGSDSHAVIDLLEEARAMELNERLSSRTRGHWTANALLTAATADGHAALGWSDSGRLEAGALADFTTIALDSVRTAGPLPRLGAETAVFAASAADVRHTVVAGRHIVRDGAHTLVEDVPSALASTIAALRS
- the hutI gene encoding imidazolonepropionase, with the protein product MTTTAITNIGSLVTNDPALGDGTPLGLIENAAVVIEDDKIAWVGPADKAPAADTAYDAEGRTAIPGFVDSHSHLVFAGDRTAEFNARMSGHSYSAGGIRTTVAATRAASDAALEANLVRHLHEARRQGTTTFETKSGYGLTVQDEARALRIASAHTEEVTYLGAHIVSPDYADDPAGYVDLVTGEMLTACAPYARWVDVFCEKGAFDGEQARAILTAGAAAGLIPRVHANQLSHGPGVQLAVELEAASADHCTHLTDADVDALAQAAGTTVATLLPGAEFSTRAQWPDARRLLDAGVTVALSTDCNPGSSYTSSMPFCIALAVRDMGMTPDEALWSATAGGARALRRADIGTLTPGARADLALLDAPSHVHLAYRPGVPLVSAVWQKGRKTA
- a CDS encoding LPXTG cell wall anchor domain-containing protein translates to MSDRKRSTALALASALAGAAVLLAAPAAHAAVVDVQYDCKTPIGPKSAVSPIEIKGVKEGNGYKLTMSFQKGVSSSPIELGKGAMTPSAVIMLDGAEKVSVPVSGPPNSEAVPANTPIKISDLSGTYTPKKSGKVTLTAGVLTIKAMGTTTTCTAGNSPKPSLELDVTAAGGSATGSTGSTGDSLPQTGPEDSAIALGTLGATVILSGAAGVLWLTRRGQRAGS
- the hutU gene encoding urocanate hydratase codes for the protein MSGPRPVRAARGTELSTLGWQQEAALRMLQNNLDPEVAEHPDKLVVYGGTGKAARDWRSYDAMVRTLQTLKQDETMLVQSGRPVGVMQTHEWAPRVLLANSNLVGDWANWEEFRRLENLGLTMYGQMTAGSWIYIGTQGILQGTYETFAAVAAKKFNGTLAGTITLTAGLGGMGGAQPLAVTMNDGVAICIDVDPRAIDRRIEHRYLDVKADNLRHALQLAVEARDARKPLSIGLLGNAADLLPQMLAEGAPIDIVTDQTSAHDPLAYLPVGVDFDDMADYAAKDPAGFTTRARESMATHVEAMVGFMDAGAEVFDYGNSIRGEAQLAGYDRAFAFPGFVPAYIRPLFCEGKGPFRWAALSGEASDIHKTDKAMLELFPENESLHRWIKMAGERVHFQGLPARICWLGYGERDKAGERFNEMVADGTLAAPLVIGRDHLDCGSVASPYRETEAMLDGSDAIADWPLLNAMVNVASGASWVSIHHGGGVGMGRSIHAGQVTVADGTKLAGEKIRRVLTNDPGMGVIRHVDAGYDIAETVADERGVRIPMREGDDA